The Actinopolyspora erythraea genome has a segment encoding these proteins:
- a CDS encoding gluconokinase — protein MSAAEKDAVVLGLDLGTTATKVVAADRTGTVLHHTERENPMRTEEPGEAVQDAEAVRDSAVAALAECVGRVREAGHEIRALSFSTAMHTLVGLDSAGEPVTPAFNWADSRCADLADKLREEWATAAQLHRATGTPVHPQSVMVKLAWLTTQRRDLARGAAYWCALKDFVFAAFTGEFVTDQSLASGSGLQDMATLDWHGSALRTAGVEAGRLPRICAPTDTFPLGERIAGAAGLPPGLPVVLGAGDGPLGNLGVGAVDTGVAGLSLGTSGALRVTRDEPGVDERCRTFCYYLADGLWVAGGAVSNGAVVGQWAAESFGVDVASLLDEASEVPPGARGLVALPYLMGERAPWWEPGLTGSLIGLRRVHGRAEITRALVEGVAQQLALVRDAVVDTGARVRAVRATGGGFRSRIWAETIAAALGTELELTEDSGGSAVGAVLLAWRALGELESLDEAADLIRPARTVPPRPEVVGEMRARRPGLERLHRAVADLTPLD, from the coding sequence ATGAGCGCAGCCGAGAAGGATGCGGTCGTCCTCGGTCTCGATCTCGGCACGACGGCCACCAAGGTCGTCGCGGCCGACCGAACGGGCACGGTGCTGCATCACACCGAACGCGAGAACCCGATGCGCACCGAGGAGCCGGGGGAGGCCGTCCAGGACGCCGAGGCAGTACGTGATTCCGCCGTCGCCGCGCTGGCCGAGTGCGTGGGCCGGGTGCGCGAGGCGGGACACGAGATCCGCGCGCTCTCCTTCAGCACCGCGATGCACACCCTGGTGGGACTGGACTCGGCGGGTGAGCCGGTCACTCCCGCGTTCAACTGGGCCGACAGTCGCTGCGCCGACCTGGCGGACAAGCTTCGCGAGGAGTGGGCCACCGCTGCCCAGCTGCACCGCGCGACCGGGACGCCGGTGCACCCGCAGTCGGTGATGGTCAAGCTGGCCTGGTTGACCACCCAGCGCCGCGATCTGGCGCGCGGAGCGGCGTACTGGTGCGCGTTGAAGGACTTCGTGTTCGCCGCGTTCACCGGGGAGTTCGTCACCGACCAGTCGCTGGCCTCGGGCAGCGGGCTGCAGGACATGGCGACGCTGGACTGGCACGGCTCCGCACTGCGCACGGCCGGGGTCGAGGCCGGGCGGCTTCCCCGCATCTGCGCCCCGACCGACACGTTCCCGCTGGGGGAGCGGATCGCGGGGGCGGCGGGGCTGCCGCCGGGACTGCCGGTGGTGCTCGGGGCAGGCGACGGGCCGTTGGGCAACCTCGGGGTCGGCGCGGTCGACACCGGGGTCGCCGGGTTGTCGTTGGGCACCAGTGGCGCGTTGCGCGTGACGCGGGACGAGCCCGGGGTCGACGAGCGTTGCCGCACCTTCTGCTACTACCTGGCCGACGGCCTGTGGGTGGCCGGTGGTGCGGTCAGCAACGGGGCCGTGGTCGGCCAGTGGGCGGCCGAGTCGTTCGGCGTGGACGTGGCGTCGTTGCTCGACGAGGCTTCCGAGGTGCCGCCCGGAGCGCGTGGCCTGGTCGCGTTGCCTTACCTGATGGGGGAGCGGGCTCCCTGGTGGGAACCGGGCCTGACCGGCTCGCTGATCGGGCTCCGACGGGTCCACGGCCGGGCCGAGATCACCCGTGCCCTGGTGGAGGGAGTGGCCCAGCAGCTCGCGCTGGTCCGGGACGCCGTCGTGGACACGGGTGCGCGGGTCCGGGCGGTGCGAGCCACCGGGGGTGGTTTCCGCAGCCGGATCTGGGCCGAGACGATCGCGGCGGCCCTCGGTACCGAGCTGGAGCTGACCGAGGACAGCGGTGGCTCGGCGGTGGGTGCGGTGCTGCTGGCCTGGCGCGCGCTGGGCGAGCTGGAGTCGTTGGACGAGGCCGCGGACCTGATACGTCCCGCGCGGACGGTTCCGCCCAGGCCGGAGGTCGTCGGGGAGATGCGCGCACGGCGTCCCGGTCTGGAGCGGTTGCACCGGGCGGTGGCGGATCTGACCCCGCTGGACTGA
- a CDS encoding catalase, with the protein MSSPRPTTTNAGIPVGSDDHSLTAGPNGPVLLQDHYLIEKNAQFNRERVPERVVHAKGGGAFGFFETTEDVSQYTKAALFQPGVKTETLIRFSSVAGELGSPDTWRDPRGTAIKFYTSEGNYDLVGNNTPVFFIRDAIKFPDFIHSQKRRADNHLRDHDMQWDFWSQCPESAHQVTWLMGDRGIPKTWRNMNLYGSHTYLWENAKGEKFWVKYHFKTDQGHDFLTQEEADRLAGEDSDAHIRDLWTSIKSGNNPSWTLYVQVMPYEEAADYRFNPFDLTKVWPHGDYPLIKVGRFVLDRNPDNYFAQIEQSAFEPSNMVPGIGPSPDKMLQGRLFAYPDTHRYRIGPNYMDLPVNRPVSQVNSYSKDGPMRFSYGQDPVYAPNSYGGPHADTSNGSEDSASGIEQEVIRSAYQLHSEDDDFGQAGTLVREVFSDEERQRFVNNVAGHLSKGVSQPILERALQYWRNVDKDTGDKIAEKVQG; encoded by the coding sequence GTGAGTTCGCCACGGCCCACGACCACCAACGCCGGCATCCCGGTGGGCAGCGACGACCACTCGCTGACCGCGGGGCCGAACGGTCCTGTCCTGCTGCAGGACCACTACCTGATCGAGAAGAACGCGCAGTTCAACCGCGAGCGGGTCCCCGAGCGCGTGGTGCACGCCAAGGGTGGCGGCGCCTTCGGCTTCTTCGAGACCACCGAGGACGTCAGCCAGTACACCAAGGCCGCGCTGTTCCAGCCGGGCGTGAAGACCGAGACCCTGATCCGGTTCTCCTCGGTCGCGGGTGAGCTGGGCTCCCCCGACACCTGGCGTGATCCGCGCGGTACCGCGATCAAGTTCTACACCTCCGAGGGCAACTACGACCTCGTGGGCAACAACACGCCGGTGTTCTTCATCCGGGACGCCATCAAGTTCCCGGACTTCATCCACTCCCAGAAGCGCAGGGCCGACAACCACCTGCGCGACCACGACATGCAGTGGGACTTCTGGAGCCAGTGCCCGGAGTCGGCGCACCAGGTGACCTGGCTGATGGGTGACCGGGGCATCCCGAAGACCTGGCGGAACATGAACCTCTACGGGTCGCACACCTACCTGTGGGAGAACGCCAAGGGCGAGAAGTTCTGGGTCAAGTACCACTTCAAGACCGACCAGGGCCACGACTTCCTCACCCAGGAGGAGGCCGACCGGCTGGCGGGTGAGGACAGCGACGCCCACATCCGTGACCTGTGGACCAGCATCAAGTCGGGCAACAACCCGAGCTGGACGCTGTACGTGCAGGTCATGCCCTACGAGGAGGCCGCGGACTACCGGTTCAACCCGTTCGACCTCACCAAGGTGTGGCCGCACGGCGACTACCCGCTGATCAAGGTCGGCCGGTTCGTGCTCGACCGCAACCCGGACAACTACTTCGCGCAGATCGAGCAGTCCGCCTTCGAGCCGTCGAACATGGTGCCGGGCATCGGTCCCTCCCCGGACAAGATGCTGCAGGGCCGCCTGTTCGCCTACCCGGACACCCACCGCTACCGGATCGGTCCGAACTACATGGACCTGCCGGTCAACCGCCCCGTCTCGCAGGTGAACTCCTACTCCAAGGACGGCCCGATGCGGTTCAGCTACGGGCAGGACCCGGTGTACGCGCCGAACTCCTACGGCGGCCCGCACGCCGACACCAGCAACGGCAGCGAGGACTCCGCCAGCGGGATCGAGCAGGAGGTCATCCGCTCGGCCTACCAGCTGCACTCCGAGGACGACGACTTCGGCCAGGCCGGGACGCTGGTTCGCGAGGTCTTCAGCGACGAGGAGCGGCAGCGCTTCGTCAACAATGTCGCCGGGCACCTCTCCAAGGGCGTCAGCCAGCCGATCCTGGAGCGCGCGCTGCAGTACTGGCGCAACGTGGACAAGGACACCGGCGACAAGATCGCCGAGAAGGTCCAGGGCTGA
- a CDS encoding DUF3558 family protein: MRNPAACGIAVLASLLLVGCGGPAAEEPPASDTATRTGHPTSDNTSSPLPERTALAKAFQLAEVCDIVPENRWRALGANQPPESRDSNGNRVCQYQKGKAGEAGSWSVSLGKNRARGLNESIQAHPEGEPLTIAGYPAYKSETSVGCLYYVDVSDEASLVVSGVSSISDDGTIPTKCGLFKKFAAAAVENLPNA, encoded by the coding sequence TTGCGTAACCCCGCCGCCTGCGGAATCGCCGTACTGGCGAGTCTGCTGCTGGTAGGCTGCGGCGGACCCGCCGCCGAGGAACCCCCGGCATCAGACACTGCCACGAGGACCGGGCACCCCACCTCGGACAACACGAGCAGCCCCCTACCCGAGCGCACCGCCCTGGCCAAAGCCTTCCAGCTCGCCGAGGTCTGCGACATCGTCCCCGAAAACCGCTGGCGCGCGCTCGGCGCAAACCAGCCACCCGAATCACGCGACTCCAACGGCAATCGCGTCTGCCAGTACCAGAAAGGCAAGGCCGGTGAGGCAGGAAGCTGGTCGGTCTCTCTCGGCAAGAACCGAGCCCGTGGCTTGAACGAATCCATCCAGGCACACCCCGAGGGCGAGCCACTCACCATCGCGGGATATCCGGCCTACAAGTCCGAGACCAGCGTCGGCTGCCTCTACTACGTCGACGTGTCCGACGAAGCTTCACTAGTTGTGAGCGGCGTCTCCAGCATCAGCGACGACGGAACAATCCCCACCAAGTGCGGCTTGTTCAAGAAGTTCGCCGCGGCGGCCGTCGAGAACCTGCCCAACGCCTAA
- a CDS encoding aspartate kinase, giving the protein MALVVQKYGGSSLESADRIKRVAERIVETRKAGNDVVVVCSAMGDTTDELLDLANQVNPAPPERELDMLLTAGERISNALVAMAIESLGEQARSFSGSQAGVITTSAHQNARIMDVTPDRVREALDEGRVVMVAGFQGVSQDSKDITTLGRGGSDTTAVAVAAAMNADVCEIYTDVDGVYTADPRIASDARHLDRVTYEEMLELAATGAKVLHLRAVEYARRYGVPLHVRSSYSANPGTIVSGSVEDLSMEQAMITGVAHDRSEAKVTVRGVPDARGVAGRIFRAVADAEIDIDMVLQNVSGVASGRTDLTFTVAKSNGAVAVAELEKIRGEVGFEEVVYDDDVGKVSLVGAGMRSHPGVTALFCEALSDAGVNIEIINTSEIRISVLVRDAQLDDAVSALHSAFELGGDEEAVVYAGSGR; this is encoded by the coding sequence GTGGCGCTCGTCGTCCAGAAGTACGGCGGTTCCTCGCTCGAGAGTGCCGATCGAATCAAGCGGGTCGCCGAACGCATCGTGGAGACCCGCAAGGCGGGCAACGATGTCGTCGTGGTGTGCTCCGCGATGGGAGACACCACCGACGAGCTGCTTGATCTGGCCAATCAGGTCAACCCGGCTCCCCCGGAACGGGAGCTGGACATGTTGCTCACCGCCGGTGAGCGCATCTCCAACGCGCTCGTGGCCATGGCGATCGAATCTCTCGGCGAGCAGGCTCGTTCGTTCTCCGGTTCGCAGGCTGGTGTGATCACCACTTCCGCGCACCAGAACGCCCGGATCATGGACGTCACCCCGGACCGGGTGCGGGAGGCCCTGGACGAGGGCCGGGTCGTGATGGTCGCGGGGTTCCAGGGGGTCAGCCAGGACAGCAAGGACATCACCACGTTGGGGCGTGGCGGATCGGACACCACGGCCGTCGCGGTCGCCGCCGCGATGAACGCCGACGTGTGCGAGATCTACACCGATGTGGACGGTGTCTACACCGCCGATCCCCGGATCGCGAGTGACGCCAGGCACCTCGACCGCGTCACCTACGAGGAGATGCTCGAACTCGCCGCCACCGGCGCCAAGGTGCTTCACCTGCGCGCGGTGGAGTACGCGCGCAGGTACGGCGTGCCGCTGCACGTCCGTTCGTCCTACTCGGCCAACCCCGGAACGATCGTGTCCGGATCAGTGGAGGACCTTTCCATGGAACAGGCCATGATCACCGGCGTGGCGCACGACCGGTCGGAAGCCAAGGTCACCGTGCGCGGTGTGCCGGACGCGCGCGGCGTCGCGGGCAGGATCTTCCGGGCCGTCGCCGACGCCGAGATCGACATCGACATGGTGCTGCAGAACGTCTCGGGGGTGGCCTCCGGGCGCACCGACCTCACCTTCACCGTGGCCAAGAGCAACGGGGCCGTCGCGGTGGCCGAGCTGGAGAAGATCAGGGGCGAGGTCGGCTTCGAGGAGGTCGTCTACGACGACGACGTCGGCAAGGTTTCGCTGGTCGGCGCTGGTATGCGTTCGCATCCGGGGGTGACCGCGCTGTTCTGCGAGGCGCTGTCGGACGCGGGCGTGAACATCGAGATCATCAACACCTCCGAGATCCGCATTTCGGTGCTGGTCCGGGACGCGCAGCTCGACGACGCCGTGAGCGCGCTGCACTCCGCCTTCGAACTGGGCGGTGACGAAGAGGCCGTGGTCTACGCAGGGAGTGGTCGCTGA
- a CDS encoding LysR family transcriptional regulator — protein sequence MLHHPSTDSPRRLDTARRAGESSLDLPQLRTFLAVYRAGSFTAASKLLGLSQSTVTTRIRALEERLGTPLFERLPRGVASTAAAVELAAEVAGPLDELASVAERDRNEPTTPSEPVQLAGPAALLSVRVLPSLAPSIGSGVRLGVTFGQPGDLLNGLRGGRFDLVLSTARPRGRAVNAVPLLDEELVLVCGPDTATRIDRARLRDRDPAALRGIPLVAYADDLPLAREYWRHVFGTRPTEQATIVVPDLRAIRATVAAGQGITVLPRYLCESQLVSGELTDPLEPANPPENTVFLAQRADATENHHVTLLRQELLRIAGSW from the coding sequence ATGCTCCACCACCCGAGTACCGATTCGCCCCGGCGGCTGGACACCGCTCGGCGAGCGGGTGAGTCGTCGCTCGACCTGCCACAGCTGCGGACGTTCCTCGCGGTCTACCGCGCGGGTTCGTTCACGGCGGCGAGCAAGCTGTTGGGACTCTCGCAGTCCACGGTGACCACGCGGATCAGAGCGCTGGAGGAACGGCTCGGCACCCCGCTGTTCGAACGGCTGCCGCGCGGTGTCGCCTCGACGGCCGCCGCCGTCGAACTGGCTGCCGAGGTCGCGGGTCCCCTGGACGAACTGGCCTCGGTGGCCGAACGGGACAGGAACGAACCCACCACCCCGAGCGAACCGGTACAGCTGGCGGGCCCCGCCGCACTGCTGAGCGTTCGCGTGCTGCCCTCGCTGGCACCGAGCATCGGATCAGGGGTTCGGCTCGGGGTCACGTTCGGGCAGCCGGGTGACCTGCTGAACGGACTGCGCGGCGGCAGGTTCGACCTGGTGCTGTCCACGGCCCGCCCCCGGGGACGGGCCGTCAACGCCGTTCCGCTGCTGGACGAGGAACTGGTGCTGGTCTGCGGCCCGGACACCGCGACGCGCATCGACCGCGCCCGCCTCCGCGACCGGGACCCGGCCGCACTGCGCGGGATACCGCTGGTCGCCTATGCGGACGACCTCCCGCTCGCGCGGGAGTACTGGCGACACGTGTTCGGCACGCGGCCGACCGAACAGGCCACGATCGTCGTGCCGGACCTGAGGGCGATACGCGCCACGGTCGCCGCCGGGCAGGGGATCACGGTGCTGCCGCGCTACCTGTGCGAGTCCCAACTGGTCTCCGGGGAGCTGACCGACCCGCTGGAACCGGCGAATCCCCCCGAGAACACGGTGTTCCTCGCCCAACGGGCGGACGCCACGGAGAACCACCACGTAACGCTGCTCCGGCAGGAGCTGCTGCGAATCGCCGGGTCCTGGTGA
- a CDS encoding GntP family permease: MAEPAAHSALGPGVTLAVAAGAVAVLLLLIVFLKLQPMIALLAVSIATALVLGIPLDEVMGTLNDGLGGTLAEVALIVGFGAMLGRMLEISGGASVLAEALVRRFGERRAPLALGIAALLFGFPIFLDAGVVIFLPIVFTVARRLGGSVLRYALPVVGAFAVMHAFVPPHPGPVSAAGLIGANTGLLLLIGLVVGIPTWFISGYAFGIWNGNRVFLPIPEDSTASGQDTAPDKPRPSMGAVLGLLLLPLVLIFLRTGLNTLISEDVVDSGSQAVQAAILIGQSPVALAVAVLVASVVLGLKRGMSGKEIENELTSSLSTIAAVILITGAGGMFGAVLAEAGVGNALAEGLNSAGIPLIVAAFLIAVVMRVAQGSATVALTTSAGFIAPAVSAASGLSSVDLCLIVIAIASGATVLSHVNDSGFWLVGRLLGMDVPTTLKTWTVMETLIGVVGFLISWILSIFL, encoded by the coding sequence GTGGCCGAGCCCGCCGCCCACTCCGCACTGGGACCGGGAGTCACGCTCGCCGTGGCCGCGGGCGCCGTCGCGGTGTTGTTGTTGCTGATCGTCTTCCTCAAGCTGCAGCCGATGATCGCGCTGCTGGCTGTCAGCATCGCGACGGCGCTGGTGCTGGGCATACCGCTCGACGAGGTGATGGGGACCCTCAACGACGGGTTGGGGGGCACGCTCGCCGAAGTCGCCCTGATAGTCGGCTTCGGCGCGATGCTCGGTCGGATGCTGGAGATATCCGGCGGTGCCTCGGTGCTGGCCGAAGCGCTGGTACGCCGGTTCGGTGAGCGTCGGGCACCGCTCGCGCTCGGGATCGCCGCGCTGCTGTTCGGCTTCCCGATCTTCCTCGACGCGGGTGTGGTCATCTTCCTGCCCATCGTGTTCACGGTCGCCCGCAGGCTCGGCGGCTCGGTGCTGCGGTACGCGCTGCCGGTGGTGGGTGCTTTCGCCGTCATGCACGCGTTCGTCCCACCGCACCCCGGACCGGTCTCGGCCGCGGGACTCATCGGGGCCAACACCGGCCTGCTGCTGCTGATCGGGCTCGTCGTCGGTATCCCGACCTGGTTCATCTCCGGTTACGCCTTCGGGATCTGGAACGGCAACCGGGTCTTCCTGCCCATCCCGGAGGACTCCACCGCCTCGGGGCAGGACACCGCACCGGACAAGCCCAGGCCGAGCATGGGAGCCGTCCTCGGCCTGCTCCTGCTGCCCCTGGTGCTGATCTTCCTGCGCACCGGTCTGAACACGCTGATCTCCGAGGACGTGGTCGACTCCGGGTCGCAGGCGGTGCAGGCCGCGATCCTCATCGGACAGAGCCCGGTGGCCCTGGCGGTGGCGGTGCTGGTCGCCTCGGTCGTGCTCGGCCTCAAGCGCGGTATGAGCGGCAAGGAGATCGAGAACGAGCTGACGTCCAGCCTCTCGACGATCGCCGCCGTCATCCTGATCACCGGTGCCGGTGGCATGTTCGGCGCGGTGCTGGCCGAGGCCGGTGTCGGCAACGCGCTGGCCGAGGGGCTCAACAGCGCGGGGATTCCGCTGATCGTCGCCGCCTTCCTAATCGCCGTGGTGATGCGCGTGGCGCAGGGTTCGGCGACCGTCGCGCTGACCACCTCCGCCGGTTTCATCGCCCCCGCCGTGTCGGCTGCCTCCGGGCTGTCCTCGGTCGACCTGTGCCTGATCGTCATCGCCATCGCCTCGGGCGCGACGGTGCTCTCGCACGTCAACGACTCCGGTTTCTGGCTGGTGGGCAGGCTGCTCGGCATGGACGTGCCGACCACGCTCAAGACGTGGACGGTCATGGAGACGTTGATCGGTGTGGTCGGGTTCCTGATCTCCTGGATACTCTCGATCTTCCTGTAG
- a CDS encoding Fur family transcriptional regulator — MTSSTTSGGQAADSTRERLRAAGLRATGPRVAVLGWLSENPHSTADQVAGAVRQTLGSVSTQAVYDVLHACTSAGLLRRIEPAGHPARFECRTADNHHHLVCRRCGRAEDVDCVHGSAPCLVPSSTAGYSIDEAEIVFWGLCPDCESATD, encoded by the coding sequence ATGACATCCAGTACGACATCCGGCGGTCAGGCGGCGGACAGCACGCGGGAGCGGCTGCGCGCGGCGGGACTGCGCGCGACCGGGCCGCGAGTGGCCGTGCTCGGCTGGCTGTCCGAGAATCCGCACTCCACCGCGGACCAGGTGGCGGGTGCCGTACGGCAGACTCTCGGTTCCGTGTCCACCCAGGCCGTCTACGACGTGCTTCACGCGTGCACTTCGGCCGGGCTGCTGCGCAGGATCGAACCGGCCGGTCACCCGGCCAGGTTCGAGTGCCGTACCGCCGACAACCATCACCACCTGGTGTGTCGGAGATGTGGCCGGGCCGAGGACGTGGACTGCGTCCACGGTTCGGCCCCGTGCCTGGTCCCGTCGTCGACGGCTGGTTACAGCATCGACGAGGCGGAGATCGTGTTCTGGGGTCTGTGCCCCGACTGCGAGTCCGCGACGGACTAG
- a CDS encoding mannosyltransferase family protein — translation MGLLVLGAFSAVHQQSLADGLLSWDADWYLEIARHGYADKDPSMLDGNGNRNPLASMAFFPGFPLLTGWLAVVPGIDPAAAAMLLNLAAGLACAYGLARLGRLVNGSERTGLLLVALFAAAPMSIVLSMPYSEPLFCALAVWTLLWLLEGRWARAGVACALAGAVRHTGVALILVVMLVALVALLRRRDGARPWSALLAAPCGMLGYLGWVALRTGDLDGYFQVRRSGWSSAPDGGLATARFVGESLLTDKSAFVTFAAWILLASVVLLLCCLDRRIAWPLVVYALLVVAFVLGTDGLMFAKPRALLPAFPLLLPLAMGLGNRRAPVMFSGLAAFVCFGSWFSAYALTVWPYAF, via the coding sequence GTGGGTCTGCTGGTGCTGGGCGCGTTCTCGGCGGTGCACCAGCAGTCGCTGGCCGACGGCCTCCTCTCCTGGGACGCGGACTGGTACCTGGAGATCGCGCGGCACGGATACGCCGACAAAGACCCGTCGATGCTCGACGGCAACGGCAACCGAAACCCGCTCGCCTCGATGGCGTTCTTCCCCGGCTTCCCGCTGCTGACCGGCTGGCTGGCCGTCGTACCCGGGATCGACCCGGCTGCCGCCGCGATGCTGCTCAACCTCGCGGCGGGACTCGCCTGCGCCTACGGGCTGGCCCGGCTGGGCCGCCTCGTGAACGGTTCGGAGCGCACCGGCCTGCTGCTCGTGGCGCTGTTCGCGGCCGCGCCGATGTCGATCGTGCTGTCCATGCCCTACAGCGAACCGCTGTTCTGCGCGCTGGCGGTGTGGACCCTGCTGTGGCTGCTGGAAGGGCGCTGGGCACGAGCGGGCGTTGCCTGTGCGCTGGCCGGCGCGGTCCGGCACACCGGCGTGGCACTGATCCTGGTGGTGATGCTGGTGGCCCTCGTGGCGCTGCTGCGCCGCCGTGACGGCGCGCGCCCCTGGTCCGCGCTGCTGGCCGCCCCGTGCGGGATGCTCGGGTACCTGGGGTGGGTGGCGCTGCGCACGGGTGACCTCGACGGTTACTTCCAGGTGCGGCGGAGCGGCTGGTCCTCCGCCCCGGACGGCGGGCTCGCCACCGCGCGCTTCGTCGGCGAATCCCTGCTCACGGACAAGTCGGCCTTCGTGACCTTCGCGGCGTGGATCCTGCTGGCCTCGGTGGTGCTGCTGCTCTGCTGCCTCGATCGCCGGATCGCGTGGCCCCTGGTGGTGTACGCGCTGCTGGTGGTGGCGTTCGTCCTGGGCACCGACGGGCTGATGTTCGCCAAACCGAGGGCGCTGCTGCCCGCGTTCCCACTGCTGCTCCCCCTGGCGATGGGGCTGGGCAACCGGCGCGCTCCCGTGATGTTCTCGGGGCTGGCCGCGTTCGTGTGCTTCGGGAGCTGGTTCAGTGCCTACGCCCTGACGGTCTGGCCTTACGCGTTTTGA
- a CDS encoding nitroreductase family protein, translated as MKPADSSVPLHPLLAERWSPRALDPHAELTDKQFTALFEAARWAPSWGNTQPARYIAGRRGDETFEKLHGTLSRGNRGWAGDASALVLGVARLTNEDGEALPYGEYGLGLATENLVLQAVGEGLVAHQMAGFDRQAARDAFGVPADHEPMVVIAVGAPGDAEQLPDRLREKEAAPRSRVPLAEFVFSGSWQEPTF; from the coding sequence TTGAAACCCGCCGACTCATCGGTCCCGCTGCACCCGCTGCTGGCCGAGCGATGGAGCCCGCGCGCACTGGACCCCCACGCCGAACTGACCGACAAGCAGTTCACCGCGCTGTTCGAGGCCGCGCGGTGGGCCCCCTCCTGGGGCAACACCCAGCCGGCCCGCTACATCGCGGGCCGCAGGGGCGACGAGACGTTCGAGAAGCTGCACGGCACGCTTTCCCGGGGCAACCGCGGCTGGGCGGGCGACGCCTCGGCTCTCGTGCTCGGGGTCGCCAGACTGACCAACGAGGACGGCGAAGCGCTGCCCTACGGCGAGTACGGCCTCGGACTGGCCACGGAGAACCTGGTGCTGCAGGCCGTCGGGGAGGGACTGGTGGCGCACCAGATGGCCGGGTTCGACCGGCAGGCCGCCCGGGACGCCTTCGGTGTTCCCGCCGACCACGAACCGATGGTCGTGATCGCCGTGGGGGCTCCCGGCGACGCGGAGCAACTGCCCGACCGGCTGCGTGAGAAGGAGGCCGCTCCCCGGAGCCGTGTCCCGCTCGCGGAGTTCGTGTTCAGCGGTTCGTGGCAGGAACCCACGTTCTGA
- a CDS encoding aspartate-semialdehyde dehydrogenase: protein MSSGRSEGPTVAIVGATGAVGSVMIEIMNARETVPWGGIKLIASPRSAGKKIDVRGVEHTVVALSPEAFDDVDIAMFDVPDELSAQWAPVAVERGAVAVDNSGAFRMDPEVPLVVPEVNAHRASERPKGIIANPNCTTLSMMAALGELHREFGLRELVVSSYQAASGSGQEAIDRLRAEIEAVAGKQVGDRAGDVAEALVAAGLPEETPFKAPLALNVVPWCGSRKEDGWTSEELKVRNESRKILGIPDLKVSATCVRVPVVTTHSLAVHATFDREVSVAQAHRIFDGASSVVLQDDPDGPDFPTPAGVVGGEPTYVGRVRQAVDFPNTLDFFVCGDNLRKGAALNTYEIAETLASAE from the coding sequence ATGAGTTCCGGACGTTCCGAGGGGCCCACCGTCGCCATCGTGGGGGCCACGGGCGCGGTCGGCTCGGTCATGATCGAGATCATGAACGCGCGGGAGACCGTGCCGTGGGGTGGGATAAAGCTGATCGCCTCGCCGCGCTCGGCGGGCAAGAAGATCGACGTCCGGGGTGTCGAGCACACCGTGGTGGCGCTCTCCCCTGAGGCCTTCGACGACGTGGACATCGCGATGTTCGACGTGCCCGACGAGCTGTCCGCGCAGTGGGCGCCGGTGGCGGTCGAGCGGGGCGCCGTGGCGGTGGACAACTCGGGCGCCTTCCGGATGGATCCCGAGGTGCCGCTGGTGGTCCCGGAGGTCAACGCGCACCGGGCGAGCGAGCGTCCCAAGGGCATCATCGCCAACCCCAACTGCACGACCCTGTCCATGATGGCCGCCCTCGGGGAGCTGCACCGGGAGTTCGGGCTCCGCGAACTGGTCGTCTCCTCCTACCAGGCCGCTTCCGGGTCCGGCCAGGAGGCCATCGACCGGCTGCGCGCCGAGATCGAGGCCGTCGCGGGCAAGCAGGTGGGCGACCGGGCGGGCGACGTCGCCGAGGCGCTGGTCGCTGCCGGGCTGCCCGAGGAGACGCCGTTCAAGGCGCCGCTGGCGTTGAACGTCGTGCCCTGGTGCGGTTCCCGCAAGGAGGACGGCTGGACCTCGGAGGAGCTCAAGGTCCGGAACGAGTCGCGCAAGATCCTCGGCATCCCGGACCTGAAGGTCTCGGCCACCTGCGTGCGGGTGCCGGTGGTGACCACGCACTCGCTGGCGGTGCACGCCACCTTCGACCGCGAGGTCAGCGTGGCGCAGGCGCACCGGATCTTCGACGGGGCCTCCTCGGTGGTGCTCCAGGACGACCCGGACGGGCCGGACTTCCCGACCCCCGCCGGTGTCGTGGGGGGCGAGCCGACCTACGTGGGCCGGGTCCGCCAGGCGGTCGACTTCCCGAACACGCTCGACTTCTTCGTCTGCGGTGACAACCTGCGCAAGGGAGCGGCCCTGAACACCTACGAGATCGCCGAGACACTGGCGTCCGCGGAGTGA